A stretch of the Bacteroidota bacterium genome encodes the following:
- a CDS encoding TerB family tellurite resistance protein, producing the protein MGLFDKVFKKKFDGKREINRNSPEYKANIKLATAALLVLMAHADDDFTEDEHKKIVYLLRKRFGISGEEVESLIVECRGQIIPETQVRETLKFIDDNFYFDEKYDLMKYLYTLMLADSDLSTHEVKLFSTISSALGINKIALETIKKDVEREQL; encoded by the coding sequence ATGGGACTATTTGACAAGGTATTCAAGAAGAAGTTTGACGGTAAAAGAGAAATAAACCGGAACTCCCCCGAGTACAAGGCGAATATAAAGCTTGCCACGGCAGCACTACTCGTGCTGATGGCACATGCCGATGATGATTTCACCGAAGATGAGCATAAAAAAATAGTTTATCTGCTAAGGAAGAGATTTGGCATTTCCGGAGAAGAAGTGGAATCGTTAATTGTGGAGTGCCGGGGTCAGATAATTCCTGAAACTCAGGTGAGAGAGACGCTGAAGTTCATAGATGATAATTTTTATTTTGATGAGAAATATGATCTGATGAAATATCTGTATACCCTGATGCTGGCGGACTCTGATTTGAGTACTCACGAAGTCAAACTGTTTTCCACTATTTCCAGTGCACTTGGAATAAACAAGATTGCCCTGGAGACCATCAAAAAGGATGTGGAACGGGAGCAGTTATAG
- the fabF gene encoding beta-ketoacyl-ACP synthase II: MQRRRVVVTGMAALTPIGLSVDEFWQGMMEGRSGAAEITKFDTSRVVTKFACELKGFDPLNYIDRKAVRRMDLFCQYAMAVAKEVLEDAGLDPEKMSSDDKDDTGVMIGSGIGGMNVFQEQARILAEQGPNRVSPFFIPMLIPDIASGQVSIEYGFRGPNYCAVSACATSNHNFIDSFMLIKEGQAEVMVCGGTEGPICELGVAGFNSAQALSKRNESPETASRPFDKTRDGFVMGEGAGALVLEELEHAKKRGAKIYAEVVGYGLTGDAYHITAPDPEGRGARLAMHRALKYAGLDPSVIDYINMHGTSTGLGDIAETQSIKAVFGEQAYKMNVSSTKSMTGHLLGAAGAVEAIATILSIRNSAIPPTINFEYPDPDCDLNYTFNTPQKKNVEYAMSNAFGFGGHNTSVIFKKYDE, encoded by the coding sequence ATGCAAAGAAGAAGAGTAGTAGTAACCGGAATGGCAGCCCTCACTCCGATTGGACTTAGTGTAGATGAATTTTGGCAAGGAATGATGGAGGGCAGGAGTGGAGCTGCAGAGATCACAAAATTTGACACTTCAAGAGTGGTAACTAAATTTGCCTGTGAGCTCAAAGGTTTCGATCCCCTGAACTATATTGACCGCAAGGCAGTACGCCGCATGGATCTTTTCTGTCAGTATGCCATGGCGGTTGCAAAAGAAGTACTTGAGGATGCCGGACTTGATCCCGAAAAGATGTCGTCAGATGATAAAGATGATACAGGCGTAATGATAGGATCAGGAATTGGTGGTATGAATGTATTCCAGGAACAGGCAAGGATACTCGCCGAACAGGGACCCAACCGTGTATCTCCCTTCTTTATTCCGATGCTGATTCCCGACATTGCTTCCGGGCAGGTTTCGATTGAGTATGGTTTCAGAGGACCCAACTATTGTGCCGTATCAGCCTGTGCAACTTCAAACCACAATTTTATCGATTCCTTTATGCTGATCAAGGAAGGTCAGGCGGAAGTGATGGTATGTGGCGGAACCGAGGGACCAATTTGCGAACTTGGCGTTGCGGGCTTCAATTCCGCTCAGGCACTCTCGAAAAGAAATGAATCACCTGAAACTGCAAGCAGACCTTTCGACAAAACCCGTGACGGTTTTGTGATGGGAGAGGGTGCCGGTGCACTCGTGCTTGAAGAACTCGAGCACGCAAAGAAGAGAGGTGCAAAAATTTACGCTGAAGTGGTTGGTTACGGACTGACGGGTGATGCCTACCACATAACCGCTCCCGATCCCGAGGGAAGGGGTGCGAGACTCGCCATGCACAGAGCATTGAAATATGCAGGGCTTGATCCTTCGGTAATAGATTACATAAACATGCACGGAACATCGACAGGACTTGGTGACATAGCAGAGACACAGTCGATTAAGGCGGTATTTGGTGAGCAGGCATATAAAATGAATGTGTCATCGACAAAGAGCATGACAGGGCATCTACTTGGTGCTGCGGGTGCTGTTGAGGCGATAGCTACGATTCTGTCGATCAGAAACAGTGCAATACCCCCCACAATAAATTTTGAATATCCTGATCCCGACTGTGATCTCAACTACACATTCAACACTCCTCAGAAGAAGAATGTTGAATATGCCATGAGTAATGCATTTGGATTTGGCGGTCATAATACATCAGTGATCTTTAAGAAATATGATGAATAA
- a CDS encoding thioredoxin family protein, with the protein MCSSKWTCYFKYFLLLAAFLGMSVFAQAGKVEREKFDPTRNPVEDLKSAVKQATEQNKRILLDVGGEWCIWCHRIDEFVETNDDIKKAFHDAFVVLKVNFSPENKNEAFLSAYPKIEGYPHFFVLEGDGSLLHSQNTGDLEEGKSYSKTKFLEFITAYKKTGTKTQQ; encoded by the coding sequence ATGTGCAGCAGTAAATGGACATGCTATTTTAAGTACTTCCTGCTCCTCGCAGCTTTCCTTGGAATGTCTGTTTTCGCTCAGGCAGGAAAAGTTGAACGGGAGAAGTTCGACCCGACGCGTAATCCCGTCGAAGATCTGAAATCTGCAGTAAAACAGGCAACCGAACAGAATAAAAGAATCCTGCTTGATGTGGGCGGCGAATGGTGCATCTGGTGCCACCGTATTGATGAATTCGTGGAAACGAATGATGATATTAAAAAGGCATTCCACGATGCTTTTGTGGTTCTTAAAGTAAATTTCAGCCCTGAAAATAAAAATGAGGCTTTTCTCTCTGCTTACCCGAAGATTGAGGGTTATCCCCATTTCTTTGTTCTGGAAGGTGACGGCAGTCTCCTCCACTCCCAGAATACAGGTGACCTCGAGGAAGGTAAATCGTATTCCAAAACCAAATTTCTTGAGTTCATCACCGCTTACAAAAAAACCGGCACCAAAACTCAACAGTAA
- a CDS encoding T9SS type A sorting domain-containing protein, with translation MKNIYSILLLMAVISLTGYSQTEKWNYTKQIHFPPSDTAFARPYLITMDSAGVVYVVTSKATTVNTHNAIYYLLPGDTVMKKMIDFDYNGDSDSLTGNIGAIRGITALNRDILINSNIPYPRTAPNTVAAQYFYPNGDTNLVQKFGFNINGAGYGTYLHGAAMTRDSILFTGISFQTSIRFYNFSYGLNPPARGSWVPLTVYPPVPGGPTNGSDVVRDVALNRNGDYTNPETPWFTTRNSRSSSEVTGGIAMWTGGSQINPQAYTGTKISDLARDLDFSSAIPNGIDVDNNGVLWVAGTDSTRRWVKGYNVIVNFADPVFELPAQFSSSNPDPTGAPLTAPSDVVLSKDARTAFVADGGSRSVYKFEYFDPTSVEDGVVSNPVNFSLDQNYPNPFNPSTFIKFSLPEASNVKLYVSNSLGQKVAEIFDGYKSSGTHSMVFDASGLTSGVYFYTIETMTGRLTKKMMLMK, from the coding sequence ATGAAAAATATCTATTCAATTCTACTCCTGATGGCTGTAATAAGCCTTACGGGATATTCCCAGACAGAGAAGTGGAACTATACAAAACAAATCCATTTCCCTCCGTCCGACACTGCTTTTGCAAGACCGTACCTGATTACCATGGATTCTGCAGGCGTGGTTTATGTGGTGACATCAAAAGCAACCACAGTAAATACTCACAACGCAATCTATTACCTGCTTCCGGGTGACACGGTAATGAAGAAAATGATCGACTTCGATTACAATGGTGATTCAGATTCTCTTACGGGAAATATCGGCGCCATCAGGGGTATTACTGCACTGAACAGAGACATCCTGATCAACTCGAACATTCCATACCCGAGAACTGCTCCCAACACAGTGGCAGCTCAGTATTTCTATCCAAATGGCGACACAAATCTTGTTCAGAAATTTGGATTTAATATCAACGGTGCAGGATACGGTACCTATCTTCACGGTGCTGCCATGACAAGAGACAGCATTCTCTTTACAGGTATTTCATTCCAGACCAGCATCAGGTTCTACAATTTCAGCTATGGACTAAACCCTCCTGCAAGAGGATCGTGGGTACCTTTGACTGTATATCCTCCTGTACCGGGTGGACCAACCAATGGATCCGATGTTGTCAGAGATGTTGCGCTAAACAGAAATGGTGACTACACCAATCCTGAAACACCATGGTTCACAACCAGAAACTCCAGATCTTCAAGTGAAGTAACGGGCGGTATCGCCATGTGGACAGGCGGAAGCCAGATCAATCCTCAGGCTTATACAGGTACAAAAATTTCTGATTTGGCTCGTGATCTTGATTTCTCCAGTGCGATTCCCAATGGTATTGATGTTGACAACAACGGTGTTCTTTGGGTTGCCGGTACAGATTCAACAAGACGCTGGGTTAAAGGCTACAATGTAATCGTGAACTTTGCAGACCCTGTTTTTGAACTTCCTGCGCAGTTCAGCTCCTCAAATCCGGATCCTACAGGTGCCCCGTTGACCGCACCCAGTGATGTAGTATTGTCGAAGGATGCAAGAACAGCATTTGTTGCCGATGGTGGCAGCCGTTCAGTTTACAAATTCGAATATTTCGATCCGACAAGCGTGGAAGACGGAGTTGTATCCAACCCAGTTAACTTCTCACTTGATCAGAATTATCCAAATCCGTTTAACCCTTCCACCTTCATCAAGTTCAGTCTTCCTGAAGCATCGAATGTAAAACTGTATGTTTCAAACTCGCTTGGTCAAAAGGTTGCTGAGATTTTCGACGGATACAAGAGTTCGGGAACACATTCAATGGTATTTGATGCTTCAGGTCTCACAAGTGGAGTCTACTTCTACACCATAGAGACAATGACCGGCAGACTGACCAAAAAAATGATGTTAATGAAATAG
- the malQ gene encoding 4-alpha-glucanotransferase — MEFNRAAGILMHPTSLPGKYGIGDLGPEAYNFIDFLTAAGQTLWQVFPLGPTGYGDSPYQCFSAFAGNPLLLSPDVLTEEGFLTEDDIKDVPAFNPDLIDYGWVIDYKKGLLLKAYEGFKNNTKKGVKESYNKFCKSNSEWLEDYALFMAAKEYHGGALWTTWEKSIAVRDPKELPKWKKKLAEGINYQKFLQFCFYDQWSKIKAYANKNGITVIGDLPIFVAYDSADVWANKELFTVDGDGKLIWVAGVPPDYFSPTGQLWGNPLYRWDEMEKDDFKWWRDRISALLKIVDIARIDHFRGFEAYWRIPGDAPTAQTGKWVKAPGMKFFRTVKKYLGDLPIIAEDLGVITPPVEKLRDTFNFPGIKIMQFAFGTGMESKFLPHNYIKNCVVHTGSHDNDTTRGYFDAAKGQENDIYKFAQDYLNCYKHEAMVSAAIKSAYASVANTVVIPMQDVLNLGTESRMNYPGRLGGGNWAWRARREAFTSDLAAYYNYMTRIFERPKPENGN; from the coding sequence ATGGAATTTAATAGAGCAGCGGGAATCCTGATGCATCCAACCTCCCTTCCCGGGAAGTATGGAATTGGTGATCTCGGACCCGAAGCGTATAATTTTATCGATTTTCTTACTGCCGCAGGTCAAACCCTGTGGCAAGTTTTTCCCCTGGGACCGACAGGGTATGGTGATTCACCATACCAGTGTTTCTCAGCGTTTGCAGGTAATCCGCTGCTTCTATCTCCGGATGTGCTGACAGAGGAAGGTTTCCTCACAGAAGATGACATAAAGGATGTGCCGGCGTTTAATCCTGACCTGATCGACTACGGTTGGGTAATAGATTATAAAAAAGGACTTCTGCTGAAGGCTTATGAAGGATTCAAAAACAACACCAAAAAGGGTGTAAAAGAGAGTTACAACAAGTTTTGCAAGAGCAATAGCGAGTGGCTCGAGGATTATGCACTCTTTATGGCGGCAAAAGAGTATCATGGTGGAGCCTTGTGGACCACATGGGAAAAATCGATTGCAGTAAGAGATCCGAAAGAGTTGCCAAAATGGAAGAAAAAACTTGCTGAAGGCATCAACTATCAGAAGTTTCTGCAGTTCTGTTTTTACGATCAGTGGTCGAAAATAAAAGCCTATGCAAACAAAAACGGAATCACCGTAATTGGTGATCTCCCGATATTTGTTGCATACGACAGTGCTGATGTCTGGGCAAACAAAGAACTTTTCACAGTTGACGGTGACGGCAAACTGATTTGGGTAGCAGGAGTACCTCCTGATTATTTCAGTCCGACAGGTCAGCTTTGGGGCAACCCTCTTTACCGTTGGGATGAGATGGAAAAGGATGATTTCAAGTGGTGGAGAGACCGTATTTCTGCACTTCTGAAAATAGTCGACATAGCCAGAATAGACCACTTTAGAGGATTTGAAGCATACTGGCGGATTCCGGGAGACGCACCCACTGCCCAGACGGGCAAATGGGTAAAAGCTCCAGGAATGAAATTCTTCAGGACCGTTAAAAAGTACCTCGGAGATCTGCCAATAATTGCAGAAGACCTCGGGGTAATCACTCCACCGGTGGAAAAGCTCCGTGATACATTCAATTTCCCGGGAATCAAAATAATGCAGTTTGCATTTGGGACCGGGATGGAATCAAAATTTCTGCCTCACAACTACATCAAAAACTGCGTTGTTCACACCGGATCGCATGACAATGACACTACCCGTGGATATTTTGATGCTGCAAAAGGACAGGAAAACGATATCTACAAGTTTGCTCAGGATTATTTAAATTGCTACAAACACGAAGCGATGGTCTCTGCTGCCATTAAATCGGCATATGCTTCTGTGGCTAATACAGTTGTAATTCCGATGCAGGATGTTTTGAATCTCGGAACAGAATCCCGAATGAATTATCCCGGCAGATTAGGTGGTGGAAACTGGGCTTGGAGAGCAAGAAGAGAGGCATTCACAAGTGATTTGGCTGCCTACTACAATTACATGACCAGAATATTTGAGCGACCAAAACCTGAAAACGGGAACTGA
- a CDS encoding glycosyltransferase family 4 protein: protein MPLLHLINSSARGGRELYVRDLILELQKAGVENFVVCRKFSVVDEACRDAGIAVIHTSTKLKFSFIEVLRLNAFVKKNGVSAIFSHTRNDVFTGALLKKLSGIKHLHAVYMGTGPKKDFVHRFVYGSVDELITSSEFSKRECENYLPVPNGAVKLVRYGRYTENYKVSAGTRNRIRREMKTPDEKIVVAVMSRIDSGKGVGIFAEALQYLEPGISSKVEFWIMGEPTVKEVDDTGKVVYEEQADLLYSKLKELAKNNPASLKLIPFQKDYISWLSAMDIFVLPTHNEMYSLSVIDAMMTGLPVIGTDAGGTTEQIGNNERGILVEPGSSKAIAGAISEFVTHPETIKIKGDNARQWALSQHNFNTTISRILSLLPNQVITNKS from the coding sequence ATGCCTCTCCTCCACCTTATAAACTCATCTGCCCGGGGTGGACGCGAACTCTATGTCCGCGATCTTATACTCGAACTTCAAAAAGCAGGGGTTGAGAATTTCGTGGTTTGCAGAAAATTTTCAGTCGTGGATGAAGCATGCAGGGATGCAGGAATCGCTGTAATTCACACTTCAACAAAACTTAAATTTTCTTTTATTGAGGTGCTCCGGCTAAATGCGTTTGTCAAAAAGAATGGTGTAAGCGCGATCTTTTCACATACGCGAAACGATGTTTTCACGGGAGCACTGCTGAAGAAACTTTCAGGAATTAAACATCTTCACGCTGTTTACATGGGTACGGGTCCAAAAAAGGATTTTGTGCACCGTTTTGTGTATGGAAGTGTGGACGAACTGATAACATCGTCGGAATTTTCAAAACGGGAATGTGAAAACTACCTCCCCGTCCCCAACGGAGCGGTAAAACTTGTCAGATACGGGAGATACACAGAAAATTACAAGGTGTCTGCCGGGACGAGAAACCGGATCAGAAGAGAAATGAAGACTCCCGATGAAAAAATTGTTGTTGCCGTTATGAGCAGAATTGACAGTGGCAAGGGTGTGGGAATTTTTGCAGAAGCACTTCAGTATCTCGAACCGGGAATTTCCTCAAAGGTGGAATTTTGGATTATGGGCGAACCGACAGTAAAAGAGGTAGACGATACGGGAAAAGTCGTTTACGAGGAACAGGCTGACCTTCTCTATTCAAAATTGAAAGAACTTGCCAAAAACAATCCGGCATCCCTGAAGCTGATACCGTTCCAAAAAGATTATATTTCGTGGCTCTCTGCAATGGACATTTTTGTGCTCCCGACTCATAACGAAATGTATTCCCTCTCGGTAATCGATGCAATGATGACCGGTCTGCCCGTGATCGGAACAGATGCAGGGGGAACCACAGAACAAATCGGAAATAATGAAAGAGGAATTCTCGTGGAACCGGGCTCAAGCAAAGCCATCGCGGGGGCAATTTCAGAATTTGTTACTCATCCTGAAACGATTAAAATAAAAGGGGACAATGCCCGTCAATGGGCATTATCCCAACACAACTTCAACACAACAATTAGCAGGATTCTTTCCCTGCTCCCAAATCAAGTCATAACTAATAAATCATAA
- a CDS encoding DinB family protein, with the protein MVLSLRESWDASNKITLDLLEKIPEHYLNVKPSYGGRSVGSQFCHINNVRVQWLMAIGTTKPEGLIKLQKDDQTYKTKISEALRISSDRFGGLIETSIRTDMKVKGYPKGINSFLVYLVSHEAHHRGQIVVTLKSVNLPLDKEFLFGMWEF; encoded by the coding sequence ATGGTCTTAAGTCTTCGAGAATCGTGGGATGCATCCAACAAAATAACACTGGATCTTCTTGAAAAAATACCGGAGCATTATTTGAATGTGAAACCGTCATACGGAGGAAGAAGTGTCGGTTCGCAGTTCTGTCACATAAATAATGTACGGGTTCAATGGCTAATGGCAATAGGTACAACAAAGCCTGAGGGACTGATAAAACTTCAGAAAGATGATCAAACCTACAAAACAAAAATATCTGAGGCACTGAGGATTTCATCCGACAGGTTTGGAGGTCTGATTGAGACAAGTATCAGAACAGACATGAAGGTGAAGGGATATCCAAAGGGGATAAACTCTTTTCTGGTCTATCTTGTTTCGCACGAGGCTCATCACAGAGGTCAGATTGTGGTCACACTGAAATCGGTGAATCTTCCGCTCGACAAGGAATTTCTTTTTGGAATGTGGGAGTTTTAG
- a CDS encoding glutathione peroxidase, which produces MKKYLSIIFAVVMVVVVTGFITSKKSEASSNSNSGVKRSEMVSSGKKLGDFKVQDIDGKEVDLSAYEGKVVLIVNVASQCGYTRQYKGLEDIYKKYKDQGLVILGFPCNDFGGQEPGSNEEIKDFCSTKFSVTFPMMDKVKVLGEDKSPLFAWLTDNSVTGKKDIKWNFEKFLINKKGEIVERFVSKDEPDGEKITGAIEKNLNY; this is translated from the coding sequence ATGAAAAAATATCTGTCTATAATTTTCGCAGTCGTAATGGTTGTGGTGGTAACAGGATTTATCACTTCAAAGAAGAGTGAAGCAAGCTCAAATTCAAATTCCGGTGTAAAAAGGAGTGAAATGGTATCTTCAGGTAAAAAACTTGGTGATTTTAAGGTGCAGGACATAGACGGCAAGGAAGTCGATCTCTCAGCCTATGAGGGCAAGGTTGTGTTGATTGTTAATGTTGCCAGTCAATGCGGATACACCCGTCAGTATAAAGGTCTCGAGGATATTTACAAGAAGTACAAAGATCAGGGACTCGTGATACTTGGATTTCCATGTAACGATTTTGGAGGACAGGAACCCGGTTCAAACGAGGAGATAAAGGATTTCTGTTCCACAAAATTCTCAGTTACCTTCCCAATGATGGACAAGGTAAAAGTGCTCGGCGAAGATAAATCTCCGCTTTTTGCATGGTTGACGGACAACAGTGTTACCGGTAAAAAGGACATCAAATGGAATTTCGAGAAATTCCTCATCAATAAAAAAGGTGAGATAGTCGAGAGATTTGTCAGCAAAGATGAACCGGATGGTGAGAAGATTACCGGAGCGATAGAAAAAAATTTGAATTATTAG
- a CDS encoding response regulator, whose protein sequence is MSLFRNYKREFEELLQKYEDLLEKHEDLVAANGEIERLSNDLDSKNVELADLTRKVNDLRNEESDLSILVYTKRSELQKTEENHRQLSGDLESKSKLIGELETEITEKKKETEIFSKELITLLSKVESARVEFEEYDEGLKLIREEESGKKENIIRLQQELEELKYNKEKYSNLEILRVRYDEVYDKVQDILKERAELEFELRDLEQIKKKLIEDINKMRNEMLQQRAAFEQNVVQERISIERELMRMKSDLDDAIKQRQEQLAHLDREFSEAKIRYSKISAAADQVIEELQENEKKLEMIKIERANLNDEATALSKKVETLLSKASALDAEVQLLTRQVDRLNEERQITSGLLEQIRGSIQGLSGSKEAMIENITRLNQQMNDKSIAYSKSNDEYQELLEQIQAKKIEAVNLKGIIEIRNRKLRDIDRELSSLEALRDEYEADLKQILDLQKSLSNDLTNSQEDVDALQDTLTAIRKKFSEIIKIRKARQESARRERARQEYEEEDDYQDDRKPSQTQYQPEPADDEFLKALYADNDRQALEDMTKILLNSRIVLTTADSGVTAFDALKSEPYDLAFFDMNLPGMSPVEIIERMRSSNVYKTIPIFAVLDAPDDNLSRLAMNAGATNLLYKPVSPEILVSELKKYLPV, encoded by the coding sequence TTGAGTCTGTTTAGAAACTATAAAAGAGAATTCGAAGAACTTCTTCAAAAGTATGAAGACCTCCTTGAAAAACATGAGGACCTCGTAGCTGCCAATGGAGAAATAGAACGGTTATCGAATGATCTTGATTCTAAAAATGTTGAACTCGCCGATCTGACCAGAAAAGTAAATGACCTCAGAAATGAGGAATCCGACCTCTCCATCCTCGTTTACACAAAAAGAAGCGAACTCCAGAAAACAGAAGAAAATCACCGCCAGCTTTCCGGTGACCTCGAGTCAAAGTCGAAACTTATTGGTGAACTTGAGACTGAAATAACTGAAAAAAAGAAGGAAACGGAGATATTTTCGAAGGAACTGATTACACTTCTTTCTAAAGTTGAATCCGCAAGAGTGGAGTTTGAAGAGTACGATGAGGGCCTTAAACTGATAAGAGAGGAAGAGTCCGGTAAAAAAGAAAATATTATCAGACTTCAGCAGGAACTCGAAGAACTTAAGTATAACAAGGAAAAATACTCCAACCTTGAAATTCTGCGCGTAAGGTACGATGAAGTTTACGACAAAGTGCAGGACATTCTCAAGGAAAGAGCAGAACTCGAATTTGAACTCCGTGACCTGGAGCAGATCAAGAAAAAACTGATCGAAGATATCAATAAAATGCGCAACGAAATGTTGCAACAACGGGCTGCCTTCGAACAAAATGTTGTTCAGGAAAGAATTTCCATCGAGCGGGAACTGATGCGAATGAAATCAGACCTCGACGATGCAATCAAACAAAGGCAGGAGCAGCTTGCCCACCTCGATCGTGAATTCTCTGAAGCAAAAATCAGATATTCCAAAATATCGGCTGCAGCAGATCAGGTTATTGAAGAACTGCAGGAAAACGAGAAAAAACTCGAGATGATAAAAATCGAGAGGGCTAACCTGAATGATGAAGCAACCGCTCTCTCGAAAAAGGTGGAAACCCTGCTGAGTAAAGCCTCCGCACTCGACGCTGAAGTTCAGTTGCTAACCAGACAGGTTGACCGCCTGAACGAAGAACGGCAAATTACTTCCGGACTTCTCGAACAAATCAGAGGATCAATCCAGGGACTTTCGGGCTCCAAAGAGGCGATGATTGAGAATATTACCCGTTTGAATCAGCAAATGAATGACAAATCGATCGCCTACTCTAAAAGCAATGATGAATATCAGGAATTGCTGGAACAGATACAGGCAAAAAAGATCGAAGCAGTCAACCTCAAGGGTATAATCGAAATAAGAAACAGAAAACTTCGCGACATTGACAGGGAACTTTCATCTCTCGAAGCTCTCCGTGATGAATATGAAGCCGACTTGAAACAAATTCTCGACCTCCAAAAATCTCTGAGTAACGATCTGACGAATTCACAGGAAGATGTGGATGCACTTCAGGATACATTGACTGCCATCAGAAAGAAATTCTCCGAGATTATTAAAATCAGGAAAGCAAGACAGGAATCTGCCAGAAGAGAACGGGCACGACAGGAATATGAAGAGGAAGACGATTATCAGGATGACCGCAAACCATCGCAAACACAATATCAGCCTGAACCCGCCGATGATGAATTTCTGAAAGCCCTCTACGCCGACAACGACAGACAGGCTCTTGAAGACATGACCAAAATACTTCTAAACAGCCGGATTGTTCTCACTACTGCCGACTCGGGTGTTACCGCATTCGATGCCCTTAAATCGGAACCTTACGACCTCGCCTTTTTCGATATGAATCTTCCAGGCATGTCACCGGTTGAAATAATCGAAAGAATGAGATCGTCAAATGTCTATAAAACCATTCCTATATTTGCCGTGCTCGATGCTCCCGACGACAACCTCTCCCGTCTTGCAATGAATGCAGGAGCAACAAATCTGCTCTACAAACCGGTTTCACCAGAAATACTTGTCTCAGAACTGAAGAAATATCTCCCGGTCTAA
- a CDS encoding DUF5309 domain-containing protein: MAYESINSGVVSSSTMNAANAVPDVEKILYLLKPYQTPLLQFLWFSGRKSKEVRSPFAKFSWFESELFPHQTTNKTTISALGTPATITLNTSNCNSLSIFNLDDIVLIEETDQMAFVSSKSTNQAVLTHIDGSSNLSSLQTEGMYLKIIGSRNSEYSGVRTAVSVKEVEKFNYLNIFSESVATTGRHQAGENYTDGVDHPALVAKKIEEMKLQAERYFLFAPGQGYATAGNYRTTWGHGFLGRILTNVNSYSPSLDEDTFDDHLREVFQKGSNRKIHICGSGQLSEINKFIKNRYELNPNPAVSIYGVNVREYLTPFGSVDIIWNPVMDGKFTDYGFTIDADKVKLRFMANDKKGSRKFRIEEGVETPGVDGTTTKILMDLGIEIHNEECHGILRKAV, from the coding sequence ATGGCTTACGAGTCAATCAACTCAGGTGTGGTATCTTCATCAACAATGAATGCTGCCAACGCAGTACCTGATGTAGAGAAGATACTTTATTTATTAAAACCATATCAGACACCGCTGCTTCAGTTCCTTTGGTTCTCGGGGCGTAAATCGAAGGAAGTAAGGAGTCCGTTCGCAAAATTCTCCTGGTTCGAGAGTGAACTTTTCCCGCACCAGACGACAAACAAAACAACCATTTCTGCCCTGGGTACACCGGCAACAATCACATTGAATACATCAAACTGCAATTCGCTGTCGATCTTCAATCTTGATGATATAGTACTCATCGAAGAAACAGACCAGATGGCTTTTGTCTCATCGAAGTCGACGAATCAGGCAGTTCTCACCCACATCGATGGCAGCTCTAATCTTTCGTCACTTCAGACTGAAGGGATGTATCTGAAAATTATCGGCAGCCGCAATTCGGAATATTCAGGTGTAAGAACTGCTGTAAGTGTAAAAGAAGTGGAGAAATTCAACTATCTGAACATTTTCAGCGAAAGTGTTGCCACCACCGGAAGACATCAGGCAGGAGAAAACTATACGGACGGAGTCGATCATCCTGCACTGGTTGCAAAGAAAATTGAGGAAATGAAGCTGCAGGCGGAGCGATATTTCCTTTTTGCACCGGGTCAGGGGTATGCCACTGCCGGCAATTACAGGACAACCTGGGGGCACGGCTTTCTTGGGCGAATACTTACAAATGTGAACAGTTATTCACCGTCACTCGATGAAGATACCTTCGATGATCATTTGAGAGAAGTGTTTCAGAAGGGATCTAACAGGAAAATTCACATTTGTGGCAGTGGTCAGCTTTCTGAAATCAATAAATTCATTAAGAACAGGTATGAACTGAATCCAAATCCTGCAGTTTCAATCTACGGAGTGAATGTCAGGGAGTATCTGACACCCTTTGGGAGCGTGGATATAATCTGGAATCCTGTGATGGACGGGAAATTCACTGATTACGGATTCACAATCGATGCCGACAAGGTTAAACTTCGTTTCATGGCAAACGATAAAAAAGGAAGCAGGAAATTCCGTATCGAGGAAGGAGTGGAAACCCCGGGTGTGGATGGAACAACCACAAAGATACTTATGGACCTTGGCATCGAAATCCACAATGAGGAATGCCACGGGATACTGAGGAAAGCAGTTTAG